Part of the uncultured Anaeromusa sp. genome is shown below.
AAACTGACTGTATTATCGACTCGTTATGAGGTGCTGCTGCTTTTGAAAGAGGGAACGTTATGATGAACCGGAACTGGCTGGCTGTCCTTACGGCAGTGTTGGCGCTGGTCTTCTTTTTGCTATACAACCAGGTGCTGCCTGTAACCGACCCGGTAGAGGCCAATTATGCGCTGACCGCAAGGGAGATGCTGGAAAGCGGTGATTGGCTTTCACCGCGTATTTATGGCGCATATTGGTTTGATAAGCCGGTTATGACGTATTGGCTTCTGGCTTCTTCTTTTGCTGCTTTTGGGTTGAATGAATGGGCGGCCCGGCTGCCTGGCGCTGTTTTTGCGGCGCTGGGGGTCGGTTATGCCTGCTGGTTTTCTTTAGAGACTGGCGCGAATAAGAAACGGGCGCTTTTGACAGCCTTGGTGCTGGCAACTTCACTGGAATATTGGGTTTTGGCGCGATTGGTCTTGACAGATGCTGTTCTTTTTTTCTTTTCCGCCGTTACCATGGGCCAGGCGTATTTGGGTCTAAGCCGTGATCAAAGCCACTATTGGCTGACGGCGTATGCCGCGTCGGCGCTGGCAGTTTTGACTAAAGGTCCTGTTGGCTTAGTGCTGCCCGGCTTATTGCTTCTTGCCTATGTGCTGGCGTGCCGGGATTGGCGCCTCTTGAAGCGTTTTCGCTGGGGCTGGGGCCTGGTTGCTTTTTTGCTGCTTGTCGGTCCTTGGTATGTCTGGATGCTGATGCAGCATGGAGAACAGTTTGTTACTACTTTTCTGGGCTTGCACAACGTGACGCGGGCAACGGTGTCCGAGCATCCTGATGACAATGTGTTTTATTACTATTTGGTTTTATATCCTGTGAGCTTGCTTCCTTGGAGCGGCTTGTTGCTTGCTTCTTTGCTGAAGAGGAGAGCTGCGGTACTACAAGGAGGATTGTCTCGGTACTTATGGGTTTGGCTGGGCGGAACGTTGCTGTTTTACACCCTGATGGCGACAAAGTATCCGACCTATGTTTTTCCCGCATTATTTCCAGGAGCTATGCTGGCGGCCGGGCAATTGGAGCAAATGCTGCAAGGGCGCTGTTCCTTATGGTGGCTGACGGCGCCGGCCGCTCTTTTGTGGCTGCTTTTGGGCGAAACGCTGCGCAACATTCCTGCGGCTGCGCCAACAGAGGTTGTTTGGCCGCCAGTGGCGGTGTTGCTCTTAGTACTGGCGCTTTTACAGTGGAAAAGGCGTCGGCAATGGCTTGTAGCCTGGGTGGTAGCCGGCATTTTTGCAGGGGCTTGCGGTTTCTTGTCCCAGGGGGCGGCGCTAATTTCCGAGAGGCGTTCCTTTGTTGCGTTGGCGGATGCTATTCCACAGGCGCCAGCTCTTGTAGGGGCTTACGGGGATTATCCGACTTCGGCTGTTTTTTACAGCGGCCGCATCGCCTATCGTTTGGAAGAGGGGGAAGCAGGGCAGGAGCCATGGCAGGGAAAATATACTATGCCCCGATTGAAGACGGAAGAGTTTCTGCGTATAGGTGAAAAGGAAGCTATTTACCTTCTTGTAAAACAGAAACATCAGGAAGAAATGGCAAAAGATGGACGATTCAAGGAGTTTCAACTGCTTAAATCAGCTCCAGCTGGAGCTGTATACATGAAGAAACCAGAAAAAGCTCCCCGGTAATGTTGATTTTTTGTTATAATAAAGAAGATGTGCCTGTGAGGATTTTTGCTGTACAAAATTGTAAAGTAAGAGACCTAATGGGGCAGGCTGCATCCAAAGATACTGTTTGGAGGGAAAATTCATGGCGTTACAGATCAACAAACGATACTGCAAAGGCTGTGGTATCTGCGTGGCGTTCTGTCCCAAGCAAGTGCTGGAACTGGACGAAGTGGGCAAAGTGTATGCAAAGCAGCCGGAGGCTTGTATCAGCTGCGGCCAGTGCGAACTGCGCTGCCCGGATTATGCGATATTTGTGGTGAAAGAGGAGGCGGGAAAATAAGATGGCCAAAGCAAGACTGATTCAAGGCAACCAGGCCTGCGCTGAAGGCGCTCTCGCCGCCGGCGTCACTTTTTTTGCGGGATATCCCATTACGCCCAGTACGGAAGTAATGGAAATTCTCGCCGAAGAACTGCCCAAACGAGGCGGTAAATTTCTGCAGATGGAAGACGAAATCGCCAGCATGGGCGCTGTTTGCGGCGCATCCTTGACCGGCGTCAAAGCCATCACCGCTACCAGCGGCCCCGGCTTTTCCTTAAAGCAAGAGCTTATCGGCTACGCCGCCATGGCGGAACTGCCGGTGGTGATCGTGAACGTGCAGCGTTCCGGTCCCAGTACCGGGCTTCCCACCTCGCCGGCTCAAGGCGATGTCATGCAGTCTCGCTGGGGCACCCATGGGGATCATGGCATTCTCGTACTCTCCCCGGCATCGGTTAAAGAATCCTATGAAGTGATGATCAAAGCCGTCAACTTTGCCGAGAAATTCCGCACCCCGGTTATCTTCCTGCTCGACGAAGTCATCGGCCATATGCGCGAACGTGTCGAATTGCCCGAAGAAGGCAGCTGTGAAATCATCGACCGCAAAGTGCCTACCGGCGCTCCTGCGGACTACCTGGCGTATAAACCGGAAGCCGACGGCGTACCGCCTATGGCTCCCTTTGGCAGCGGCTACCGCTACCATGTAACCGGCCTGATGCATGGCTACAACGGCCTGCCTAACAGCACCGCCGCTATGACTACCGAAGTCATCGATCGCATGCACACCAAGCTGGAACAGGCGAAAGAAGAAATCACCCTTTATACGGAATACGAAATGGCGGACGCCGAACACGTCGTCATCGCTTACGGCGGCACTGCCCGCTCGGCCATTGCCGCTGTGAAAGCCGCTCGCGCCAAAGGCATCAAGGCCGGCCTCTTAAAACTCATCACCATCTGGCCCTTCCCGGGCGACGTCGTGCAAAAAGCCGCCGCCAAGGCCAAGACCGTAATCGTACCGGAAATGAACTACGGTCAGCTCATCGGTGAAGTCGAACGCTACGTTGGTCGGGATAAAGTCCGCGGCGTCAACCGTTTCGACGGCACCATCCTGACACCGGACGAAATTTTAGCCGCTCTTGTAGAGGCAACTGGAGGTGCGAACTAATGGCAGACATTCAAAAATACCTGCGCCAAACCGCGCTGCCGCACATCTGGTGCCCCGGCTGCGGCCACGGCATTCTTCTGGCAGCCATCCTGCGGGCCATTGACGCTCAGGGGCTGGACCAGGATAAAACCGTCATCGTTTCCGGCATCGGCTGCTCCTCTCGGGCCTCCGGCTACATGGACTTTAACACCGTCCATACCGCTCATGGTCGGGCGCTGCCTTTTGCCACCGGTATCAAAATGGCTAACCCTGAGCTCAACGTCATCGTCATTACCGGCGACGGCGATGCTACCGCCATCGGCGGCAACCACTTCATTCACGCCGCGCGGCGCAATATTGACCTTACCACTATTATTTTCGACAACAACATCTACGGCATGACTGGCGGCCAGTCTTCGCCCCTTACGCCTCAGAACAGCCGTTCCACCACGGCGCCCTTCGGACATATTGAGCGCTCCTTTGATATCGCCAAACTGTCCGTTGCGGCTGGCGCCACCTATGTGGCCCGGGGTACCTCGTTCCATGCGAAGATGCTCACCGACCTTATTGCCAAAGGCATTGCCAATAAAGGCTTCTCCGTGATTGACGCCATTTCCGGCTGTCCCACCAGCTTTGGACGCAAAAACAAAATGGCGCAGCCCTCGAAAATGCTCGAATGGCAGCGCGATCACGCCGTTACCGTCCAAGCGGCGGCCAAGCTTTCGGCGGAACAACTGGCGGATAAATTCCTCATCGGCGAACTGCATCAGGAAGCAGCGCCGGAATTTACCGACGAATACGCCAAAGTTGTGGAACGCTTGAAAGGAGGCCGTGCATAATGTGGCAGATTAGCTTAAGCGGCACCGGCGGCCAAGGCCTCATCCTCGCTGGCATCATTCTGGCGGAAGCCGCCATCATCGACGGCAAAGAAGCCGTGCAGACCCAGTCCTACGGACCGGAAGCCCGCGGCGGCTCCAGCAAGGCGGAAGTCATCATTGCTGACGCCCCGATCGATTATCCTAAAGTCACCAAGGCGGACTTGATGCTCTCCATGAGCCAGGCCGCTTGCGACAAATACATCTCCGTCCTCAAAGACGGCGGCATGCTTATGTTGGACAGCACCTTTGTGCAAGACGTGCCAAAAGTAGACGCCAAGATTCTTTCGCTGCCCATTACCAAGACAGCCAAAGAAGAGCTGGGTCACGCCATGTTCGCCAACATCATCGCCTTAGGGGCGCTGGTAGGCGCGACTAACATGGTTACCGAAGCCGCCTTGACCGAAGCCGTCTTGGACCGCATTCCCAAAGGTACCGAAGAGAAGAACCAGAAGGCTCTTTCTCTGGGCTTGGCCTTGGGTAAAGCGCATCATCAATAAACTGAACTAAAGAAGGAGCTGCTAGGAACAGGCTGAGGCCAGTTTCTAGCAGCTCCTTTTAAATTTCGCACTTTGGCGGTTGCGCAATAACGGGGACATTGTGAACGAACCGCGAAGCACACGAAAGACGCGAAAGGAGATTTCAATCCTGGGAACTTCTGCCTAAACGGCGGCATAACTGTATTTGAGACAAGCTTTTCGCGCGCCTCGCCAAAGCGGGAAACGACGGCAGTTCCGTGAAATCGCTGCGCTCAGACATACGGAACTTTATTCCGTCGTCTCCTGTTTTTGCGTCCTGCGGACCGTCTTGCTCCAATAAAAGTCTCAAATACAGTCACGGCCGCCGCAACCTCGGTTATTCCCTCAATTTACTCCTCTAGCTTTTCTCTGCGTTCTTCTTTTCATAAGAAAAAATCCAGGGAGCCCTAGGTGGACTTCCTGGATTTTTGTAGAGGCTTTATTTGTGGTCGATTTCGTCGGCGAGGATCTCCGCTACGTGCTTGACGCGAATGTTCGGAGCCTGCTTGTCGAGGCCGCCTTGAATTTGCATCATGCAGGCGGGGCAGCCGACAGCGACAATTTCAGCGCCGCTGTTCTTGATGTTATCCACTTTGTTTTTGAGGATAGGCATGGAAATTTCTGTGTACTTGACACCGAAAGCGCCGGCCATGCCGCAGCACTTGTCGCAGTCTTTCATTTCTACAAATTCGTAGTCTTTAGCGGCGTCCAGAAGCTGGCGCTGCTCTTTGTAGATTCCCAGACCACGGCGCATGTGGCAAGAATCGTGGTAAGTAACTTTGGTAGCGCCGGTTTTCTTGTTGAGGCGGCCTTGGGCGGCGTAAAGGGGAGCGACGAACTGAGCGAATTCCTGAACCTTGTGGGCCAGTTTTTCCGCCCGAGCCAGCCAAGCCGGATCGTCGGCGAAAATGCTGAGATAGGTTTCATGCCAGGTTTCGGCGCAAGTGGGGCAACCGAAGATCAAGACATCGGCATCCACTTTTTCAAAGGCTTCAATATTGCGTTTGGCAATGTTTTTGCCTGTGTCGCGGTCTCCCATGCCGAGGACCGGTTTGCCGCAGCAGCTTTGGTCCATGGGGAAGACGACTTCCATATTCAGATCTTGAAGTACTTTGACAATGGCTTCGCCAGTTTCGGGGAAGACAAAGTCGATGTTGCAGCCTGCAAAGAAGGCTACTTTCTTGACCGGCTTGTCGATTTTTTTGGTAATTTTCGCTACGCGGTCGCGGAACGGCGCATCAGCGATAGCCGGCAGGCTGCGATCCTTGGCCATACCCGAAAGGAAGAGCGGCAAATGACGGATGACGCGGCCGCTTTGGAACGGCTTTTGGCCGATGGAGGCCATACGCAGCATCGTGTGGAACACCTTGCGGTTGGAAAGAACGTTTTCAAAGACGACCTTGGCGGCAAAGGGGAGGCCGTGTTCTTTGACCGCCCGCGCCCGCAGTTCGTCAATCAGTCCAGGAATGTTGATTTTGCCGGGGCAGATTTCTACGCATTTGCGACAGCCAATGCACATTTCGTTAATATGCTCGAAGTCCTTCATGCCATGAAGGAAAGCAGTCAAAATGGCTCCAATGCCGCCGGCGTAAATGTGGCCGAATACGTGGCCGCCTACGACGGTGTAAACCGGGCAGACATTGAGGCACGAAGCGCAACGCAGACAGTTGAAGCTTTCTTTGAGTACCGGATCTTTGGCGGCTTTTAGGCGGCCATTATCCAGCAAAATGTAGTGTACTTCACGCTCTTCTTCCACCCATTTGCCGTCAGGACCCTTGACCATCAGCGGGGTCACGCCGTCTACCATGGTCATGTAGCTGGTCATCAGCTGACCGGTGGCGTTACGGGGAAGCATGCGCATGATGTAGGATGCATCTTGAATGGTGGGGATCAGCTTTTCGTAGCCGATAACAACCACATGGATCTTAGGCAGGGTGGTGACAATGCGGGCGTTGCCTTCGTTAGTTACGAGGCCGATTGCGCCGTTTTCGGCAATGCCGAAGTTGGCGCCGGAAATACCCATGTCAGCCAGGACAAATTCTTGGCGCAGATTTTGCCGGGCTTCCTGTACCATGTAAGGGATATCTACGGGGATTTCTTTGTGCAGCTCTTGGCTGAAATATTCAGCGCATTGCTGACGGCTCAAGTGAATCGCAGGCATAACCATGTGCGAAGGACGGTGTCCGGCAATGCCGATGATCCATTCGCCCAGGTCGGTTTCCTTTACGTGCAGGCCAGCCTCTTCCAGGGCATGGTTCAAATGAATTTCTTCGGTAGCCATGGATTTGGACTTGGCGATGCGTTTGACGCCTTTTTTCTGACACAGATCAATCAGATATTTTTTCAAGTCGTCGCCGTCTTTGGCCCGGTAGACTTTTACGCCGCGCTTCGTAGCTTCGGCTTCAAACTTATCGGTAATGGCTTCCAAATTGGCAACGGTGTTGATTTTCATTTGACGGAAGCTTTCACGCAGAGAGTCTAAATCTTCTACGTTTTCATACGCTTTGGCGCGAGCCGTCGGATAGGCTTCGGCAAAACGGCCCAAGGCGCCGCGCAGTACTTCGTCATTGAGTTTTTCTTCAATCTCTTTGCGCAGGTTACGATCTTGTGTTGATTCCATTAGTTTGCACCTCCGGGCATTTCATCTACTGCGATGACGACAAAGCGGCTGGGGCCGTGAACGCCGATGGTCAAGACGCGTTCAATATCAGACGTACGGCTGGGGCCGGTGATGAAACCGGTGAAGCCGTGATGAAATACTTTAGAAAGAATTTCAAAAGCTTCAGAAATACCAGGCACTACATGACTGGCAGGTAAAAATACTACATGCAAAGGAGGGAGCATGGTGACGACACGGCTTTCGTAAGCATAGCCGTCGTAACAGACGCTGCCGCTTTCGGCAATGGCGAATTCTACCGTGGAAATACCAAGATCAGCGGTTTCCACGTGTTCGGCAATGTCGGCAGCTTCTGTATATACAGTAACATTCTGCTGCTGCAATTTTTCTAGGGCGCCGGAAGCGTCTACATAGGCGCTGTGGATGGCGACGACTTTTTTTGCATTTACGTCGGCAGCCAATTTGGCGATAATTTCCTGCGCCTCGGCGGCTGTTTTGACATGAAACATTTCGGTACCTACATTTTTAGCGCGGGTTTCAAATTCGGCAAAATGTTCTTGGCCCACTTTGCCTGCTGGAAAATGCTCTTTCCAGTTCTCGCATACTCGTTTCATTGTGTCACTCCCTCATAAAATAAATAAAATAAATAAACCACTATGACATGTTTCGCAATAAATACGAAAAATCCTGCTGGTCATGTAAGAAAAATCTTACAAGATAAAAAAAAAAGTCTGACGTGTTAGGAATAAGAGCTCTTTATAAAGGTAGTTTGGGTGGCTGCTTGCTGTAAGAGAGCAAAAAAATCCTGTGTATTATAAAGAAAGAGGCAGGAGTTTTTTGCAGGACAGGGAATTAAATATAAATGTATTTTTGAACAGTAAAAGAACATACGGATTTGGGAATAGGTGCGCTTATGCTTAATAGGGAAGTTTGGTGCAATGCCAACGCGGTCCCGCCACTGTAACGGGGAGTTTCTTTTCTGAGCGTGTATACGCTGCCACTGGGCAACCGGGAAGGCGAAGAGAATCGAAGAACCGGAGTCAGGAGACCTGCCTGTTCTAACACACGCCGTTATGACCTACGGAAGATAGGCAGGTGGGTGAGCTCATTATTTTTGGTTTTGGGAAAATCAATTAGGATGCTGCAAAACCCCCTGCGAAGGGGGTTTTCTTATTGCGAAAACGCATGCGAAGCGGCAGGACTACAGGCACATGCGCTGCTGCGGCCTTGAAGGCGGCTCTTTTGGCGTGGCGAGGAGAAATGACGGCGCAGGTGGCTGTGCAGACGCCGCAAGGAAGCTGGCTGCAGGTTCCGGTGGAAGAAGCGTCGGCCAGGGAGCAGGGCGGACGCGCCGTTGTGCGCAAGGATGCGGGAGACGATCCTGATATTACCCATGGCGCGCTTCTTGTGGCGGAGGTAGTCTTGCAGCCGGGAGAGGGCTGGACGCTAATTGCTGGACCAGGCATAGGTACTGTAACCAAGCCGGGGCTGGCCATAGCGCCGGGAGAACCGGCCATTAACCCTGGACCGCGGCGCATGTTGGCGCTGGTATTGGAGGAACTGCTGCCGGAGGGGATGCGGGCGGCAGTAACGCTGTCCATTCCCGGCGGCGAAGAGCTGGCCAAACGAACCTTGAATCCTTCGCTGGGAATTTGCGGCGGTCTTTCCATTATTGGCACTACCGGCATTGTCGAGCCGATGTCGGAAGAGGCTTTTAAAAACTCCCTGGCGCCGCAGCTACGCGTGGCTCAAGCGCA
Proteins encoded:
- a CDS encoding 2-oxoacid:acceptor oxidoreductase subunit alpha, with amino-acid sequence MAKARLIQGNQACAEGALAAGVTFFAGYPITPSTEVMEILAEELPKRGGKFLQMEDEIASMGAVCGASLTGVKAITATSGPGFSLKQELIGYAAMAELPVVIVNVQRSGPSTGLPTSPAQGDVMQSRWGTHGDHGILVLSPASVKESYEVMIKAVNFAEKFRTPVIFLLDEVIGHMRERVELPEEGSCEIIDRKVPTGAPADYLAYKPEADGVPPMAPFGSGYRYHVTGLMHGYNGLPNSTAAMTTEVIDRMHTKLEQAKEEITLYTEYEMADAEHVVIAYGGTARSAIAAVKAARAKGIKAGLLKLITIWPFPGDVVQKAAAKAKTVIVPEMNYGQLIGEVERYVGRDKVRGVNRFDGTILTPDEILAALVEATGGAN
- a CDS encoding glycosyltransferase family 39 protein — translated: MMNRNWLAVLTAVLALVFFLLYNQVLPVTDPVEANYALTAREMLESGDWLSPRIYGAYWFDKPVMTYWLLASSFAAFGLNEWAARLPGAVFAALGVGYACWFSLETGANKKRALLTALVLATSLEYWVLARLVLTDAVLFFFSAVTMGQAYLGLSRDQSHYWLTAYAASALAVLTKGPVGLVLPGLLLLAYVLACRDWRLLKRFRWGWGLVAFLLLVGPWYVWMLMQHGEQFVTTFLGLHNVTRATVSEHPDDNVFYYYLVLYPVSLLPWSGLLLASLLKRRAAVLQGGLSRYLWVWLGGTLLFYTLMATKYPTYVFPALFPGAMLAAGQLEQMLQGRCSLWWLTAPAALLWLLLGETLRNIPAAAPTEVVWPPVAVLLLVLALLQWKRRRQWLVAWVVAGIFAGACGFLSQGAALISERRSFVALADAIPQAPALVGAYGDYPTSAVFYSGRIAYRLEEGEAGQEPWQGKYTMPRLKTEEFLRIGEKEAIYLLVKQKHQEEMAKDGRFKEFQLLKSAPAGAVYMKKPEKAPR
- the cbiD gene encoding cobalt-precorrin-5B (C(1))-methyltransferase CbiD; amino-acid sequence: MRKRMRSGRTTGTCAAAALKAALLAWRGEMTAQVAVQTPQGSWLQVPVEEASAREQGGRAVVRKDAGDDPDITHGALLVAEVVLQPGEGWTLIAGPGIGTVTKPGLAIAPGEPAINPGPRRMLALVLEELLPEGMRAAVTLSIPGGEELAKRTLNPSLGICGGLSIIGTTGIVEPMSEEAFKNSLAPQLRVAQAQGFESVVLVPGRIGQDAAILKYGLPEESVVQMSNFVGFMLTKAAEFGLKKVLLFGHLGKLAKVAAGIFHTHNRMADARMETLAAYAALLGASQETVKNILEAATTEGAMPHIAAAGLGEKLYPLLAAKASERARRHVFGDLEVGTVIVTLQGDLLGIDEDAKKIGDAMGWNIRSL
- a CDS encoding 2-oxoacid:acceptor oxidoreductase family protein, producing the protein MWQISLSGTGGQGLILAGIILAEAAIIDGKEAVQTQSYGPEARGGSSKAEVIIADAPIDYPKVTKADLMLSMSQAACDKYISVLKDGGMLMLDSTFVQDVPKVDAKILSLPITKTAKEELGHAMFANIIALGALVGATNMVTEAALTEAVLDRIPKGTEEKNQKALSLGLALGKAHHQ
- a CDS encoding 2-oxoacid:ferredoxin oxidoreductase subunit beta, which encodes MADIQKYLRQTALPHIWCPGCGHGILLAAILRAIDAQGLDQDKTVIVSGIGCSSRASGYMDFNTVHTAHGRALPFATGIKMANPELNVIVITGDGDATAIGGNHFIHAARRNIDLTTIIFDNNIYGMTGGQSSPLTPQNSRSTTAPFGHIERSFDIAKLSVAAGATYVARGTSFHAKMLTDLIAKGIANKGFSVIDAISGCPTSFGRKNKMAQPSKMLEWQRDHAVTVQAAAKLSAEQLADKFLIGELHQEAAPEFTDEYAKVVERLKGGRA
- a CDS encoding LUD domain-containing protein, with product MKRVCENWKEHFPAGKVGQEHFAEFETRAKNVGTEMFHVKTAAEAQEIIAKLAADVNAKKVVAIHSAYVDASGALEKLQQQNVTVYTEAADIAEHVETADLGISTVEFAIAESGSVCYDGYAYESRVVTMLPPLHVVFLPASHVVPGISEAFEILSKVFHHGFTGFITGPSRTSDIERVLTIGVHGPSRFVVIAVDEMPGGAN
- a CDS encoding 4Fe-4S binding protein — encoded protein: MALQINKRYCKGCGICVAFCPKQVLELDEVGKVYAKQPEACISCGQCELRCPDYAIFVVKEEAGK
- a CDS encoding L-lactate dehydrogenase (quinone) large subunit LdhH; this translates as MESTQDRNLRKEIEEKLNDEVLRGALGRFAEAYPTARAKAYENVEDLDSLRESFRQMKINTVANLEAITDKFEAEATKRGVKVYRAKDGDDLKKYLIDLCQKKGVKRIAKSKSMATEEIHLNHALEEAGLHVKETDLGEWIIGIAGHRPSHMVMPAIHLSRQQCAEYFSQELHKEIPVDIPYMVQEARQNLRQEFVLADMGISGANFGIAENGAIGLVTNEGNARIVTTLPKIHVVVIGYEKLIPTIQDASYIMRMLPRNATGQLMTSYMTMVDGVTPLMVKGPDGKWVEEEREVHYILLDNGRLKAAKDPVLKESFNCLRCASCLNVCPVYTVVGGHVFGHIYAGGIGAILTAFLHGMKDFEHINEMCIGCRKCVEICPGKINIPGLIDELRARAVKEHGLPFAAKVVFENVLSNRKVFHTMLRMASIGQKPFQSGRVIRHLPLFLSGMAKDRSLPAIADAPFRDRVAKITKKIDKPVKKVAFFAGCNIDFVFPETGEAIVKVLQDLNMEVVFPMDQSCCGKPVLGMGDRDTGKNIAKRNIEAFEKVDADVLIFGCPTCAETWHETYLSIFADDPAWLARAEKLAHKVQEFAQFVAPLYAAQGRLNKKTGATKVTYHDSCHMRRGLGIYKEQRQLLDAAKDYEFVEMKDCDKCCGMAGAFGVKYTEISMPILKNKVDNIKNSGAEIVAVGCPACMMQIQGGLDKQAPNIRVKHVAEILADEIDHK